The DNA region ACTGAAGATTCCGCACTTTAAGGATAAGGATCGGCTGAGGTCAATGAGCGTGTCCCTGCCTGCAGGTTATACCCTTCGCCAGGGGTCTACGTTGCAGCGAGCATTATTGCTCAAATTTCTGCAAATAACCTATGCCGAAATTGCTCCTGGTGGGGATCAGGCCCATCTGGCTGAGACGGTAGACCAATACTTCTCAAACGAAACTCCCCTCTGGTGGATGCATCAGGTTGTATCAGAGGAATTAGTGGGATTGCCGTCCTTGTCAGCCAGTCAAGCTAAAACTACAGCGATCGGGTGCTTGTGGTTAGGAACGGCGATCGCGCAATCCACAGGAGATCGGCATACTCATGTTTTTCTGCTGTATGTCGCTCCTGCCCATCGTCGTCGAGGACTCGGCTCTGCCCTGATGCAGCACGCTGAAGCATGGGCCAAACAACGGGGCGATCGTCAGATCAGTTTGCAGGTTTTTACAGCCAATCAGCCTGCTCTGAATTTGTATCGATCGCTAGGATATGAAACGGAGTCGCTGTGGATGGTGAAGGAGTTGAGGAGGGAGTAGGAAGTAGGGTGAAGCGGGAGATCGGAGAATGGGGAGTGAGTGAAGGGGGAATGGGATGATGGGAAAAGCAGTTCAATTTATCATTCAAAATTGAAAACTGAGAACTTAAAACTCTCAACTCTTAACCCTCAACTTTCAACTCTTAACTCGAATGCAAGATTCCTCTTCTCACTTTACGCCCCAAGAACTTCAGGATTGGCAGGCTGCGTTACAGGAGGCTAATCGGAATAACATTTGGTGTCATTGTCGGCAGTGCGATCGGGAATGGGTAGCTTCGGAGGAAGAGAGTTGTCCCGATTGCGGCAGCGATCGGGTAGAACACATTCCATGCTGGCAGTTTCCTGACGATTAAACTTCCTGACGATTAGATTTAAACCTTGTCCAAGTCCAGAACCGGAGTTTCTCTGATCGGAAAACGACCGTTCTCTAGCTGGACTTGGTTTAGAATTTTGATTCAGAAATTTTCGACTAAGGGGCACAAACCGGAACTGGCTAACGTCACCTGCAAAAGATTGACTGAACCTCGGAGGGCGGTGGAAAACGCTGCCCTTTTTTACTCACTCTTCACTCTTCACTCCTTCCGTCGCTAACCAGGCTCGCAGAACTTCTGCAACCGTCCATGCCTGGGCGAAGCAGCCTCTGGGAGTCATGGGGGCATCGCCATCAAAAATTTCACTGCAACTGCCAACTCCATGAGCATATAGGTGGTTGATCATGGGTTCCAGAAATTCCCGTGCTCTGGCTGGATTGTTGTACACTCGCAGATGTGCTAAGACGAACGGCCCCAGAAGCCAGCCCCAGACGGTTCCCTGGTGGTAGGCTGCGTCGCGCTGACGGGGTGTACCGATGTAACAGCCCTGATATTGTGGATCGTCAGGGGTGAGGGAGCGTAATCCGTAGGAGGTTAATAGAGCCTGAGCACAGATATCAACGACGCTGCGTTGTTGGGCAGGGGGCAAAGGGCTTTCGGGCAGGGAAACGGCTAAGATCTGGTTGGGGCGCAGGGAGGCATCGTCTCCCTGGGGACCGTCCAGTACGTCGTAGCAGTAGCCTAAGCCTGGATTCCAGAAGCGACTGAAACGGGCCTGGGCACGATCGGCGATCGCTTCGTATTCCTGGTGGGGTTTGCCAATGCGTCGAGCCAGTTTGGCCATAGTTCGCAGGGCATTGTACCAGAGGGCATTCACTTCAACGGGTTTGCCAATCCGG from Leptodesmis sichuanensis A121 includes:
- a CDS encoding GNAT family N-acetyltransferase codes for the protein MSVSLPAGYTLRQGSTLQRALLLKFLQITYAEIAPGGDQAHLAETVDQYFSNETPLWWMHQVVSEELVGLPSLSASQAKTTAIGCLWLGTAIAQSTGDRHTHVFLLYVAPAHRRRGLGSALMQHAEAWAKQRGDRQISLQVFTANQPALNLYRSLGYETESLWMVKELRRE
- a CDS encoding hydrogenase maturation nickel metallochaperone HypA, which encodes MQDSSSHFTPQELQDWQAALQEANRNNIWCHCRQCDREWVASEEESCPDCGSDRVEHIPCWQFPDD